From a single Phorcysia thermohydrogeniphila genomic region:
- a CDS encoding DUF3108 domain-containing protein, protein MPIGKLLKKVIAFTVTATLCLSFSAESAFLPELKVSGRPSDYDFDGEELKFKLYWTIFHVADSKSKVTRLDKDRYKFQGKVSTAGIAAWFKKIEDRGYSIWNEKTLCPEKTYIYQKEGDYERERIFTYDLKRGTVKYEKRNPKKNKVQVKVIKIPFTPFQDIVTSAYFFRRYGIFEVGKETVFPLFAGGKFQNVSFKVVKKETIDTLFGKMEVFRVIPSENLSPEGAFKRKGKVIFWFTADRKHLPVKIVAEVAIGSVSAVLVDAKGKGFDLRKDYEKQKKRDLLEKVMTGTFGGE, encoded by the coding sequence ATGCCTATAGGGAAGCTGTTAAAGAAGGTTATCGCTTTTACAGTTACGGCGACGCTATGCTTATCCTTTAGTGCCGAAAGTGCCTTTCTACCAGAGTTAAAAGTTTCAGGAAGGCCCTCAGACTACGACTTTGACGGCGAGGAACTCAAGTTCAAGCTCTACTGGACCATATTCCACGTTGCCGATTCAAAGTCAAAGGTTACAAGACTTGATAAGGATAGATACAAATTTCAAGGAAAAGTTTCTACAGCGGGGATTGCTGCTTGGTTTAAAAAGATAGAAGATAGAGGCTATTCCATCTGGAACGAAAAGACCCTGTGTCCAGAAAAAACCTACATCTACCAGAAGGAAGGTGACTACGAAAGGGAAAGAATTTTCACGTATGACCTTAAAAGAGGTACTGTAAAGTACGAAAAGCGAAACCCCAAGAAAAACAAAGTTCAGGTCAAAGTGATAAAAATACCCTTTACTCCTTTTCAGGATATTGTAACCTCCGCCTACTTCTTTAGGCGATACGGAATATTTGAGGTTGGAAAAGAAACAGTCTTTCCTCTATTTGCCGGTGGTAAATTCCAGAACGTAAGCTTTAAAGTCGTTAAGAAAGAAACAATAGACACCCTGTTCGGTAAGATGGAAGTATTTAGAGTTATACCTTCTGAGAACCTTTCCCCAGAAGGAGCCTTTAAGAGAAAGGGAAAAGTAATATTCTGGTTTACAGCAGATAGAAAACATCTCCCTGTCAAAATTGTTGCAGAAGTCGCCATAGGCAGCGTAAGTGCTGTCTTAGTTGACGCAAAAGGAAAGGGATTTGACTTAAGAAAGGATTACGAGAAACAGAAGAAACGGGACCTTCTTGAGAAAGTAATGACAGGAACTTTCGGAGGAGAGTGA
- a CDS encoding NUDIX domain-containing protein: protein MGFRPETPLLAVDGIINLQDEKGNWKGIVLIERKYPPVGLALPGGFVEIGETVEEALIREMKEETGLDVIIIKQFRVYSDPERDPRRHTVSVVFECVARGEPKGADDAKTARIYSYEEIPFEKLVFDHEKILKDYLADIKAVWRER from the coding sequence ATGGGTTTTAGACCAGAAACGCCCCTTTTAGCCGTTGACGGGATAATAAACCTTCAGGACGAAAAGGGAAACTGGAAGGGAATCGTTTTAATAGAGAGGAAGTACCCTCCCGTTGGACTAGCATTACCGGGAGGATTTGTTGAAATTGGAGAAACTGTTGAAGAGGCATTAATAAGGGAAATGAAAGAAGAGACCGGGCTAGACGTTATAATCATCAAGCAGTTTAGAGTTTACTCAGACCCTGAAAGAGACCCCAGAAGACACACAGTCTCCGTTGTCTTTGAGTGTGTTGCAAGAGGAGAACCAAAAGGAGCAGACGACGCAAAAACTGCCAGAATCTACTCTTATGAGGAAATTCCCTTTGAAAAACTCGTTTTTGACCATGAGAAGATACTAAAAGACTACCTCGCCGATATAAAGGCTGTGTGGAGGGAAAGGTGA
- the glmU gene encoding bifunctional UDP-N-acetylglucosamine diphosphorylase/glucosamine-1-phosphate N-acetyltransferase GlmU, giving the protein MSFKVLILAAGKGTRFKSDLPKVLHKVLGKPMLWYVVKAAKESGAQEVIVVVGHKKELVEEFLKAEFPDVKTVYQKEQLGTGHAVMCAKELLDGYTGRLVVLNGDTPLVQPEDIEKLKETEGDMVVLTAKAEDPTGYGRVVRDGDEVSYIVEEKDANSEEKKIKEVNTGIYAFDTEKLFEALRSIDNNNAQGEYYLPDVLKIFKEKGWKVVPVLADDFSSFIGVNNRYELAKAEKILLERIVKHHQLNGVTIHNPEAVYIEPEVKIGKDTEIFAPVLIKGKTEIGEGCSIGAFTEIRNSKLGNGVKVETHCWIEGTVLEDNTSVGPFAKLRPGTYLESRAKVGTFVETKNAHLEKGAKANHLTYLGDCRVGENTNIGAGTITCNYDGFNKWRTEIGKNVFVGSNTLFIAPVKVGDDSITAAGSVITSDVPENTLAVARARQVNYEGKAESIREKARRRKDEHSGKDS; this is encoded by the coding sequence GTGAGCTTTAAAGTTCTCATACTTGCGGCTGGGAAGGGAACGAGGTTTAAGTCGGATTTACCGAAGGTTCTCCATAAGGTTCTCGGTAAACCTATGCTCTGGTACGTAGTTAAGGCAGCAAAAGAGTCGGGAGCTCAAGAGGTAATCGTCGTAGTGGGACACAAGAAAGAACTCGTTGAAGAATTTTTAAAAGCTGAATTCCCCGATGTAAAGACCGTTTACCAGAAGGAGCAACTTGGAACGGGACACGCCGTTATGTGCGCTAAGGAGCTCCTTGACGGCTACACCGGAAGGCTTGTCGTCCTTAACGGCGATACCCCCTTAGTTCAGCCAGAGGATATAGAGAAGTTAAAGGAAACTGAAGGAGATATGGTCGTCCTCACGGCTAAAGCCGAAGACCCGACAGGTTACGGCAGAGTGGTAAGGGACGGAGACGAGGTTTCATACATCGTTGAGGAGAAGGACGCAAACAGCGAGGAGAAGAAGATAAAGGAAGTAAACACGGGAATCTACGCCTTTGACACAGAGAAACTCTTTGAAGCCCTTAGGAGCATAGACAACAACAACGCCCAAGGAGAGTACTACCTGCCAGATGTTTTAAAAATCTTTAAAGAAAAGGGCTGGAAAGTCGTCCCCGTCCTTGCAGACGACTTTTCAAGCTTTATAGGAGTTAACAACAGATATGAACTTGCGAAGGCAGAAAAGATTCTCCTTGAGAGAATAGTAAAACATCACCAGCTAAACGGCGTAACAATACACAACCCAGAAGCTGTCTACATAGAACCGGAAGTGAAGATAGGAAAGGATACAGAGATTTTTGCTCCCGTTTTAATCAAGGGAAAGACCGAAATTGGGGAAGGCTGTAGCATTGGAGCTTTTACTGAGATAAGGAACTCAAAGCTCGGAAACGGCGTTAAGGTAGAAACCCACTGCTGGATAGAGGGAACAGTTCTTGAAGATAACACCTCCGTTGGTCCTTTTGCAAAACTCCGTCCGGGAACTTACCTTGAGAGCAGAGCAAAGGTTGGAACCTTTGTGGAGACAAAGAACGCTCACCTTGAAAAAGGAGCTAAGGCCAACCACTTAACCTACCTTGGTGACTGCAGGGTAGGAGAGAATACAAACATAGGAGCAGGAACGATTACCTGTAACTACGACGGCTTTAACAAGTGGAGAACGGAAATCGGAAAGAACGTTTTTGTCGGAAGCAACACCCTATTCATAGCTCCCGTAAAAGTAGGTGACGACTCCATTACAGCTGCAGGCTCTGTAATAACCAGCGACGTTCCCGAAAACACCCTTGCAGTAGCAAGGGCAAGACAGGTTAACTACGAGGGTAAAGCAGAATCCATCAGGGAAAAGGCAAGGAGAAGGAAGGATGAACATTCTGGAAAGGATAGTTGA
- the trpC gene encoding indole-3-glycerol phosphate synthase TrpC, which yields MNILERIVEFKKEEVAEQKKKFNLSVLREEAEKLKVPYDFKSAISGNGINIIAEVKKASPSKGVIREDFDPVEIAKAYERGGAKAISVLTDKKFFQGSPFYLRQVAEAVKLPVLRKDFIIDEFQIYGAKALGASTFLLIVSILSDQQLKDFIELGRELGLEPLVETHDEEEVERALKAGAEIVGVNNRDLKTFTVSLETTLRLLPIIKEEGKLLVSESGIKNKDDILRLREAGVDAFLVGETLMRSENPEEVLRSWVS from the coding sequence ATGAACATTCTGGAAAGGATAGTTGAGTTTAAGAAGGAAGAGGTAGCCGAGCAGAAGAAAAAGTTCAACCTCTCTGTTTTAAGAGAGGAGGCCGAAAAGCTCAAAGTGCCCTACGACTTTAAGTCGGCAATATCTGGGAATGGAATAAACATCATCGCTGAAGTCAAAAAGGCCTCCCCTTCAAAAGGGGTAATAAGGGAAGACTTTGACCCTGTGGAGATAGCAAAGGCCTACGAGAGGGGAGGAGCTAAAGCTATTTCTGTTCTGACGGACAAAAAGTTCTTTCAGGGCTCTCCCTTCTACCTTCGTCAGGTAGCTGAAGCCGTGAAACTTCCAGTCCTTCGTAAGGACTTCATAATAGACGAGTTTCAGATTTACGGTGCAAAAGCTTTAGGAGCTTCTACCTTCCTCCTTATAGTTTCTATCCTCTCAGACCAGCAGTTGAAGGACTTTATAGAGCTCGGAAGGGAGCTTGGACTTGAACCTCTCGTTGAAACCCACGACGAGGAGGAGGTTGAGAGAGCTCTAAAGGCCGGCGCAGAGATAGTAGGGGTAAACAATAGAGACCTTAAGACTTTCACAGTTTCCCTTGAAACAACTTTAAGGCTTTTACCGATAATAAAGGAGGAAGGAAAGCTTCTTGTCTCTGAGAGCGGTATAAAGAACAAGGATGACATTCTGAGGCTCAGAGAAGCTGGTGTTGACGCCTTCTTAGTAGGAGAAACCCTCATGAGGAGCGAAAACCCAGAGGAGGTTCTAAGAAGTTGGGTATCCTAA
- a CDS encoding peroxiredoxin family protein yields MGILKASLLITLLLSSTALADWYILIPKKPPARREKPRNVPLPQLKPNKIEAKPYRIEVRKILSPDFAIRTLELKKITKKDLEGRKVVIVFLKNLYSPLSELLLSTLQEIAKKEKNLVILAVDINDADFPILRKFKESMGLKDIVVTADSYVYIEFKERLKVLNVPSLVVIDKYGFIRFFANEIEEEKITSASKELEKILKSLG; encoded by the coding sequence TTGGGTATCCTAAAGGCATCTTTACTTATAACCCTCCTTCTTTCATCTACAGCGCTGGCCGACTGGTACATCCTTATTCCCAAGAAACCTCCTGCGAGAAGGGAGAAACCCAGAAATGTCCCCCTTCCACAGCTTAAACCCAACAAGATAGAGGCCAAACCTTACAGGATAGAAGTAAGGAAAATACTATCTCCTGATTTCGCTATAAGAACTTTAGAACTTAAAAAAATAACTAAGAAGGACCTCGAAGGAAGGAAAGTGGTTATTGTCTTCTTGAAAAATCTGTATTCCCCTCTGTCAGAATTGCTCCTTTCAACCCTTCAGGAAATTGCTAAAAAGGAGAAGAACTTAGTTATTCTTGCTGTTGACATTAACGATGCTGACTTTCCTATCTTACGTAAGTTTAAAGAATCTATGGGACTCAAAGATATTGTTGTAACTGCTGACAGTTACGTGTATATAGAGTTTAAAGAAAGGTTAAAAGTGCTTAACGTTCCGTCACTGGTCGTTATAGATAAGTACGGTTTCATCAGGTTCTTTGCTAACGAGATAGAAGAGGAAAAAATCACAAGTGCAAGTAAGGAACTTGAAAAAATACTAAAGTCTTTAGGATAA
- the rpmB gene encoding 50S ribosomal protein L28: MARCAICGKTSIFINKVSHSHRVTSKKQRANLQKVRAIVNGEKKRIWVCTKCLKAGKVIKAI, from the coding sequence ATGGCAAGGTGCGCAATCTGCGGAAAGACTTCAATCTTCATAAACAAGGTGAGCCACTCCCACAGGGTTACAAGCAAAAAGCAGAGAGCAAACTTGCAGAAAGTTAGAGCTATCGTTAATGGCGAGAAGAAGAGAATTTGGGTTTGCACCAAGTGTCTCAAGGCTGGAAAAGTTATCAAAGCTATTTAA
- a CDS encoding adenylosuccinate synthase, whose product MSTLAIVGTQWGDEGKGKIVDILSEKADYIVRFQGGNNAGHTVVIDGNKYILHLLPSGILHEDKKCVLGNGMVIDLEGLLNEIEFIKRVGKSVEGRIFVSERAHLILPYHKELDAASEKLRGNGSIGTTLKGIGPAYRDKAGRVGIRIADLKDEETFREKLRWNIREKELTLKHVYNYEVSFSFDEVYSHIMRVYEKVANFVCDTVTLLNRAIDRGDNVLFEGAQATLLDIDVGTYPFVTSSNSSALGIPAGAGISPRKVEKIYGIMKAYTTRVGGGPFPTELKDTMGELLRARGHEYGSTTGRPRRCGWLDLFAVKFSKMVNDLDGVIVTKLDVLDAFDEIRVCVGYELDGEVLDHFPSTAKELSRVKPIYETLPGWKTKTTHIKRFEDLPKEAQNFIKFIEDYLETTVPIISTGPQRDETIVACEIW is encoded by the coding sequence ATGTCCACACTTGCGATAGTCGGAACCCAGTGGGGTGACGAGGGAAAAGGAAAAATCGTTGACATCCTTTCAGAAAAAGCTGACTACATCGTAAGATTTCAGGGAGGAAACAACGCCGGGCATACTGTCGTAATAGACGGCAACAAGTACATCCTTCACCTGCTACCTTCCGGTATTCTCCACGAGGATAAGAAGTGTGTTCTTGGCAACGGTATGGTTATAGACCTTGAGGGACTCCTAAACGAGATTGAATTCATAAAGAGAGTAGGTAAAAGCGTTGAGGGCAGGATATTCGTAAGTGAAAGGGCACACCTCATCCTTCCCTACCACAAGGAGCTTGATGCAGCTTCAGAAAAGCTCAGGGGAAACGGCTCCATAGGAACTACCCTTAAAGGTATAGGGCCTGCCTACAGGGATAAAGCCGGAAGAGTTGGCATCAGAATTGCCGATTTAAAGGATGAGGAAACCTTTAGAGAGAAACTTCGCTGGAATATAAGGGAGAAGGAGCTAACCCTTAAACACGTCTACAACTACGAGGTAAGCTTTAGCTTTGACGAAGTTTACTCCCACATAATGAGGGTCTACGAGAAGGTGGCGAACTTTGTGTGCGATACCGTGACCCTCCTTAACAGGGCAATTGACAGGGGAGATAACGTCCTCTTTGAAGGCGCTCAGGCTACTCTCCTTGATATAGACGTAGGAACATACCCCTTTGTAACCTCCTCTAATTCCTCTGCCCTTGGAATTCCGGCGGGTGCTGGTATAAGTCCCCGCAAGGTGGAAAAGATTTACGGAATAATGAAGGCTTACACAACCCGCGTTGGAGGAGGTCCTTTCCCGACAGAGCTAAAGGATACGATGGGGGAGCTCCTAAGGGCTCGTGGACACGAGTACGGCTCTACAACCGGGAGACCAAGGCGTTGCGGTTGGCTTGACCTCTTTGCCGTTAAGTTCTCTAAAATGGTTAACGACCTTGACGGCGTAATAGTTACAAAGCTTGACGTTCTTGACGCCTTTGACGAGATAAGGGTGTGCGTTGGCTACGAGCTTGACGGAGAGGTTCTTGACCACTTCCCGTCAACGGCGAAAGAGCTCTCCCGCGTTAAGCCTATTTACGAGACCCTTCCCGGCTGGAAAACGAAAACTACTCACATAAAGAGGTTTGAAGACCTTCCAAAGGAGGCTCAGAACTTCATTAAGTTCATAGAGGACTACCTTGAAACTACCGTTCCAATAATTTCTACTGGGCCTCAGAGGGATGAAACCATAGTTGCTTGCGAAATTTGGTAG
- the hisZ gene encoding ATP phosphoribosyltransferase regulatory subunit, translating to MGLTEIPEGFKTLLPEEAERRNRILFLMEEVIKLWGYEPILPPSIEFLSPFKVVDERLEELSFKIVDRITGKLMAVRPDFTPQVARIVASSFKNEEPPFRFYYSGKIFRDVPGEREIFQFGFELIGVKETEGDAEIVAVVVNILEKLGLKSFQIDIGHSEFVEGVLEELEIPDREEFLKLLAHKDLSGIELFLEERSITGSRRERILELMELYGKEDVLERAKGLFKNERSRKALKELEEIFSILRSYGFEKRVIFDLSEKRGMKYHTGVTFEVFHPLFGSSLGAGGRYDQLVGKFGRELPATGMALNVDALQLLLEKKGLFESHRKDFYIIDLRKELHKAYEVARALRERGYIATRDIVRRDFRKSMKTAFDKGYRFVVILNREETPHHLLYTSPDEFFKLDERDIPGSILSLIDRV from the coding sequence ATGGGATTAACGGAAATTCCTGAAGGCTTTAAGACCCTCTTACCTGAGGAGGCTGAGAGAAGAAACAGGATACTCTTCCTTATGGAAGAGGTTATTAAGCTCTGGGGGTATGAACCTATTCTACCCCCTTCCATAGAGTTCCTTTCTCCCTTTAAGGTGGTTGATGAAAGGTTAGAGGAGCTCTCCTTTAAGATAGTAGACAGGATTACCGGAAAGTTAATGGCTGTTCGTCCCGACTTTACCCCTCAGGTTGCTCGGATAGTTGCCTCCTCTTTCAAGAATGAAGAGCCTCCCTTTCGCTTTTACTACTCGGGAAAGATATTCAGGGACGTTCCGGGGGAGAGGGAGATATTCCAGTTTGGCTTTGAGCTGATAGGAGTTAAGGAGACAGAAGGGGATGCTGAGATCGTTGCCGTTGTCGTAAATATCTTAGAGAAGTTGGGACTTAAGTCCTTCCAGATAGACATAGGCCATTCGGAGTTTGTAGAGGGCGTCCTTGAAGAGCTTGAGATTCCCGATAGGGAGGAGTTTTTAAAGCTCTTAGCTCACAAGGATCTTTCCGGTATAGAGCTCTTTCTTGAAGAGAGGAGTATAACGGGTAGCAGGAGAGAGAGAATTCTGGAACTTATGGAGCTTTACGGTAAGGAGGACGTTTTAGAGAGGGCTAAAGGACTCTTTAAGAACGAAAGGTCAAGAAAGGCCCTAAAGGAGCTTGAAGAAATCTTCTCCATTCTAAGGAGCTACGGATTTGAAAAGAGAGTAATTTTTGACCTCTCAGAAAAGAGGGGGATGAAGTACCACACAGGCGTAACCTTTGAAGTTTTTCACCCTCTCTTTGGCTCTTCCTTAGGAGCGGGGGGCAGGTACGACCAGCTTGTAGGAAAGTTTGGAAGGGAGCTCCCAGCAACGGGAATGGCCTTAAACGTTGATGCCCTTCAGCTCCTCCTTGAAAAGAAAGGGCTCTTTGAAAGCCACAGGAAAGACTTTTACATAATTGACCTGAGGAAGGAGCTCCACAAAGCTTACGAAGTGGCAAGGGCTTTAAGGGAGAGGGGCTACATAGCTACAAGGGATATAGTGAGGAGGGACTTTAGAAAGTCCATGAAAACGGCCTTTGATAAGGGTTACCGCTTTGTGGTTATCCTGAACAGAGAGGAAACTCCCCATCACCTTCTCTATACTTCTCCTGATGAGTTCTTTAAGCTTGATGAGAGGGACATACCCGGTTCAATCCTGAGCTTAATTGATAGGGTATGA
- the thrC gene encoding threonine synthase produces the protein MEKWRGIIEEFREFLPVTDKTPVVTLLEGNTPLIEANNLAEAIKPGIKLYLKFEGLNPTGSFKDRGMTVAVSKAVEEGAKAVICASTGNTSASAAAYAAKAGLKAVVLIPEGKIALGKLSQAVMYGAEVIQIKGNFDEALEIVREIGAEYPITIVNSINPYRLQGQKTAAFEICEQLGRAPDYHFIPVGNAGNITAYWMGYKEYYEAGKVDSKPKMCGWQAAGAAPIVLGHPVKNPETVATAIRIGNPASWEGAVNAAKESGGFIDMVTDEEILEAYRLVARLEGIFCEPASAASIAGVIKSAREKGMFEKGDVIVCTLTGHGLKDPDTAISMGVKPVTLPADREEIIKHLGF, from the coding sequence ATGGAAAAGTGGAGAGGCATTATAGAGGAATTTCGTGAGTTCTTGCCGGTTACAGACAAAACGCCCGTTGTTACCCTCCTTGAAGGAAACACCCCTTTAATTGAGGCAAACAACCTTGCAGAGGCCATAAAGCCGGGAATAAAGCTATACCTGAAGTTTGAAGGACTCAACCCCACCGGTTCTTTTAAGGACCGCGGAATGACCGTTGCTGTTTCAAAGGCTGTTGAGGAAGGAGCAAAGGCTGTTATATGTGCTTCAACAGGTAATACCTCTGCGTCTGCAGCTGCCTACGCTGCAAAAGCAGGCCTAAAGGCGGTTGTCCTTATACCGGAAGGAAAAATTGCCCTTGGAAAACTCTCTCAGGCCGTAATGTACGGGGCAGAGGTTATACAGATAAAGGGTAACTTTGACGAAGCTCTTGAGATAGTAAGAGAAATTGGTGCAGAGTATCCAATTACGATAGTTAACTCCATAAACCCTTATAGACTCCAAGGACAGAAAACAGCTGCCTTTGAAATCTGTGAACAGCTCGGAAGAGCTCCAGACTACCACTTTATCCCTGTCGGTAACGCTGGAAACATAACTGCCTACTGGATGGGCTACAAGGAGTACTACGAAGCAGGCAAAGTAGATTCAAAGCCTAAGATGTGTGGCTGGCAGGCGGCCGGAGCTGCGCCGATAGTTCTCGGACATCCCGTTAAAAACCCAGAGACAGTTGCAACTGCGATTAGAATCGGAAACCCTGCAAGCTGGGAGGGAGCAGTTAACGCTGCCAAGGAATCTGGTGGTTTCATAGACATGGTTACCGACGAGGAAATCCTTGAGGCCTATAGGCTTGTTGCAAGGCTTGAGGGAATATTCTGCGAACCGGCATCTGCAGCCTCTATTGCCGGCGTTATAAAGTCTGCAAGGGAAAAGGGTATGTTTGAGAAGGGGGACGTTATTGTCTGCACCCTTACAGGACATGGCCTTAAAGATCCAGACACTGCAATCTCAATGGGGGTAAAACCTGTAACCCTTCCGGCCGACAGGGAAGAGATAATAAAGCACTTAGGGTTTTAG
- the dapA gene encoding 4-hydroxy-tetrahydrodipicolinate synthase, translating to MFEGIYVAIPTPFKNGKVDERALREHIEFLIEKGVDGIVPCGTTGESATLSYEEHEEVIAITIDQCKGRVKVIAGTGSNCTEEAIRLTKFAEEVKADGALLITPYYNKPNQEGLYLHFKAVAEAVSIPIVLYNVPGRTGVNMLPETVARLAEIENIVAIKEATGNTNVTTEIVNLCGEKITVLSGDDTTFFPLLAVGAKGVISVTANIVPDKMAEMFKKFMEGNVFEAQKLHLELYPLSKVLFIDTNPIPVKTALWMMGRMEKEFRLPLCPTTPEKEEKIKETLKSMGVLR from the coding sequence ATGTTTGAAGGCATTTACGTTGCCATTCCCACACCTTTTAAGAACGGTAAGGTTGATGAGAGAGCTCTAAGAGAACACATAGAGTTTCTCATTGAAAAAGGCGTTGACGGAATTGTCCCCTGTGGAACTACAGGAGAGAGCGCAACCCTTTCCTACGAAGAGCACGAGGAAGTAATAGCCATAACCATTGACCAGTGTAAGGGCAGAGTAAAAGTTATCGCCGGAACGGGCTCAAACTGCACAGAGGAGGCCATAAGGCTCACAAAGTTTGCAGAGGAAGTAAAAGCAGACGGAGCTCTCCTCATAACTCCCTACTACAACAAGCCAAATCAGGAAGGGCTTTACCTACACTTCAAGGCCGTCGCAGAGGCCGTAAGTATTCCAATCGTCCTCTACAACGTTCCGGGAAGAACCGGCGTAAACATGCTCCCCGAAACCGTAGCAAGGCTTGCCGAAATAGAAAACATCGTCGCCATTAAAGAAGCAACCGGCAACACAAACGTAACGACAGAGATTGTTAACCTCTGCGGGGAAAAAATTACCGTCCTATCCGGTGATGACACAACTTTCTTCCCCCTCCTTGCAGTTGGAGCAAAGGGAGTTATTTCGGTTACTGCAAATATCGTTCCAGACAAAATGGCAGAAATGTTTAAAAAGTTTATGGAAGGTAACGTTTTTGAAGCGCAAAAGCTCCACTTAGAGCTCTACCCCCTCTCAAAAGTCCTCTTCATAGACACAAATCCAATACCGGTTAAAACTGCCCTCTGGATGATGGGAAGAATGGAAAAGGAGTTTAGACTTCCCCTGTGCCCAACGACTCCTGAAAAGGAAGAGAAAATCAAGGAAACTCTTAAATCTATGGGAGTGTTAAGATGA
- a CDS encoding protoglobin domain-containing protein — protein sequence MNLSMNYRDFEKLLYFFEIREKDVKNMLFLGQILLPYEEEFADAFYNNLMKFDDIKEFIPEEKLNKLKTTIREWYRKLFSGKYDSEYFLYLLRVAKVHVEEGIPPHYIIVAMNFVSRFCTRRIARFFSEKAKKFIGQFECESSETEILEDFVLEEVFERMEDLTRSLRKLLALNEDVLVSYYVDSELRMFLESGKFERFTINFSKKFALFVDVAILLGLMLLATFVVVLFGIDISHVFHGDLSHGLIAALGDLLILWTVLELLNSEIRFMLGGELAVSAFVSVALAATIREALVVSLEHDKPIEFKLGIGFLILIQGIVYGIVKWFEIKREKKRGKR from the coding sequence ATGAACCTTTCTATGAACTACAGGGATTTTGAAAAACTTCTCTACTTCTTTGAGATAAGAGAAAAAGACGTTAAAAACATGTTATTCTTGGGACAGATACTCCTTCCGTATGAGGAGGAATTTGCAGATGCCTTCTACAACAACTTAATGAAATTTGATGACATCAAAGAGTTCATTCCCGAAGAAAAACTTAACAAGCTAAAAACGACAATTAGAGAGTGGTACAGGAAACTATTCTCTGGAAAATACGACTCTGAATACTTCCTGTACCTCTTAAGAGTAGCAAAGGTTCACGTTGAAGAAGGCATCCCCCCTCACTATATCATCGTGGCAATGAACTTCGTTAGCCGTTTCTGCACAAGAAGAATCGCAAGGTTCTTTTCCGAAAAGGCAAAAAAATTTATCGGACAGTTTGAATGTGAATCCTCCGAAACAGAGATTCTTGAAGACTTTGTTCTTGAGGAAGTCTTTGAAAGAATGGAGGATCTAACCCGTTCACTGAGAAAGTTGCTTGCCCTCAACGAGGACGTTCTCGTTTCCTACTACGTTGATTCAGAACTTCGTATGTTCTTAGAATCAGGAAAATTTGAAAGGTTTACTATAAACTTCAGCAAGAAATTTGCCCTCTTTGTGGACGTTGCTATACTCCTTGGGCTCATGCTCCTTGCAACCTTTGTAGTGGTTCTCTTCGGAATAGACATTTCCCACGTATTCCACGGAGACCTTTCCCACGGTCTCATTGCAGCACTTGGAGACCTCCTGATACTCTGGACGGTTCTGGAGCTCCTTAACAGTGAAATTAGGTTCATGCTCGGCGGAGAGCTCGCCGTTAGTGCTTTTGTTAGTGTTGCCTTGGCAGCAACAATTAGGGAAGCCTTGGTTGTCTCCTTAGAGCACGACAAGCCCATAGAGTTTAAGCTCGGCATAGGATTTCTCATCCTCATTCAGGGTATAGTCTACGGAATCGTCAAGTGGTTTGAAATCAAAAGGGAGAAAAAGAGAGGTAAAAGATGA